In Salinibacterium sp. ZJ70, one DNA window encodes the following:
- the hrcA gene encoding heat-inducible transcriptional repressor HrcA, with amino-acid sequence MVSERSLAVLRVIVQDYVSTREPVGSKSIVERHAFGVSSATIRNDMAQLEEDGLIAAPHTSSGRIPTDKGYRVFVDQLTELRPLSTAQRSAIESFLGEASDLDEVLRRTVRLLSQLTNQVALAQYPSFGISRVRHVELVSLSPTRVMTVLITDTGRVDQGTVEIPQTDDPEVLARLRENVNVALDGVALQGAGAILDALPETIAPEHHDVARPILANLADQVAANRDERLVLAGAANLARTERDFTGSIYPVLEAIEEQVTLLNLIGEIDPDETRVIARIGSENSGFGLGETSVLASGYAGPGGGVARLGVLGPTRMDYSSNMAAVRAVARYLSRLIGDDEIR; translated from the coding sequence ATGGTGTCAGAACGCAGCCTCGCAGTGCTCCGCGTCATCGTTCAGGACTACGTCTCGACGCGCGAGCCGGTCGGCTCGAAGTCGATCGTCGAACGTCACGCGTTCGGTGTCTCGTCGGCCACGATCCGCAACGACATGGCCCAGCTCGAGGAAGACGGGCTCATCGCGGCACCGCACACCTCCTCTGGCCGCATCCCCACCGACAAGGGCTACCGCGTCTTCGTCGACCAGCTCACCGAGCTGCGTCCGCTGAGCACCGCACAGCGCAGCGCGATCGAGTCGTTCCTGGGTGAGGCCTCCGACCTCGACGAGGTGCTGCGGCGCACCGTGCGACTGCTGTCGCAGCTCACCAACCAGGTAGCGCTCGCGCAGTATCCGTCGTTCGGCATCTCCCGCGTGCGCCATGTGGAGCTCGTCTCGCTCTCGCCCACGCGCGTCATGACGGTGCTCATCACCGACACCGGTCGCGTCGATCAGGGCACGGTGGAGATCCCGCAGACGGATGACCCTGAGGTGCTCGCGCGTCTGCGCGAGAACGTGAACGTGGCGCTCGACGGCGTCGCTCTGCAGGGTGCGGGCGCCATCCTGGATGCGCTGCCCGAGACCATCGCCCCCGAGCACCACGATGTCGCGCGCCCGATCCTCGCGAATCTCGCTGATCAGGTCGCGGCGAACCGCGACGAACGGCTCGTGCTCGCGGGTGCCGCGAACCTCGCGCGCACCGAGCGGGATTTCACAGGCTCCATCTATCCCGTGCTCGAGGCCATCGAAGAGCAGGTCACGCTGCTGAACCTCATCGGCGAGATCGATCCCGACGAGACGCGCGTCATCGCACGCATCGGCAGCGAGAACAGCGGATTCGGCCTCGGCGAGACGAGTGTGCTCGCGAGCGGGTACGCGGGGCCGGGCGGCGGGGTCGCCCGCCTCGGCGTGTTGGGGCCGACGCGCATGGATTATTCGAGCAACATGGCGGCTGTGCGTGCGGTCGCCCGCTACCTGTCGCGCCTCATCGGCGACGACGAGATCAGATAG
- the hemW gene encoding radical SAM family heme chaperone HemW has protein sequence MPSALPLADPAPADGALPASAAAASDERDFGVYLHVPFCRVRCGYCDFNTYTASEIRGVKQSDYAGQAAAEVAFGRRVLEEAGVASRAASTVFFGGGTPTLLPTSDLIRMLDAVREAWGIAPDAEVTTEANPDSVTEEGFRELAAAGFTRVSFGMQSAVPHVLRTLERTHDPARIPLVVEWARAAGLQVSLDLIYGTPGESLDDWRASLELALAQQPDHLSAYALIVEDGTKLARQIKRGEVASPDDELQADMYELADAMLADAGYDWYEISNWARDDAHRSRHNLAYWTGQDWWGVGPGAHSHVGGVRWWNVKHPAAYAERLAAGVSPAAGRETLDAETRRVEQVLLRSRISDGLPIALLDDGGREAVAGLIADGLIDGRAAISGRIVLTRSGRLLADAIVRRLLP, from the coding sequence ATGCCCAGCGCCCTGCCCCTCGCCGATCCGGCGCCCGCCGACGGCGCTCTTCCGGCGTCCGCGGCCGCCGCCTCGGACGAGCGCGACTTCGGCGTGTACCTGCATGTGCCGTTCTGCCGCGTGCGCTGCGGGTACTGCGACTTCAACACGTACACCGCCTCTGAGATCCGCGGAGTCAAGCAATCCGACTATGCAGGCCAGGCTGCCGCCGAGGTGGCGTTCGGACGCCGCGTGCTCGAGGAGGCGGGGGTCGCCTCTCGCGCGGCGTCGACCGTGTTCTTCGGCGGCGGCACGCCCACGCTGCTGCCGACGTCCGATCTCATCCGCATGCTCGATGCGGTGCGCGAGGCGTGGGGGATCGCACCGGATGCCGAGGTGACGACGGAGGCGAACCCCGATTCGGTCACCGAGGAGGGCTTCCGCGAGCTCGCCGCAGCCGGGTTCACCCGGGTGAGCTTCGGCATGCAGTCGGCGGTGCCCCACGTGCTGCGCACGCTCGAGCGCACCCACGACCCCGCGCGCATCCCGCTCGTCGTCGAGTGGGCGCGTGCTGCGGGGCTCCAGGTGAGCCTCGACCTCATCTACGGCACCCCGGGGGAGTCGCTCGATGACTGGCGAGCCTCGCTCGAGCTCGCGCTCGCACAGCAGCCCGACCATCTCTCCGCCTACGCGCTCATCGTCGAGGATGGCACCAAGCTCGCCCGCCAGATCAAGCGCGGCGAGGTCGCCTCGCCCGATGACGAGCTGCAGGCCGACATGTACGAGCTCGCGGATGCCATGCTCGCCGACGCCGGCTACGACTGGTACGAGATCAGCAACTGGGCGCGCGACGACGCCCACCGTTCGCGCCACAACCTCGCCTACTGGACGGGTCAGGACTGGTGGGGCGTCGGACCGGGAGCCCACAGCCACGTGGGCGGTGTGCGCTGGTGGAACGTCAAGCATCCCGCCGCCTACGCGGAGCGCCTCGCGGCGGGTGTGTCACCCGCCGCGGGCCGCGAGACTCTCGACGCCGAGACCCGCCGTGTGGAGCAGGTGCTGCTGCGTTCGCGCATCAGCGACGGCCTGCCGATCGCGCTGCTCGACGATGGTGGCCGGGAAGCCGTCGCGGGACTCATCGCCGACGGTCTCATCGACGGCCGCGCGGCGATCTCCGGTCGCATCGTGCTGACGCGCTCGGGCCGGCTGCTCGCCGACGCGATCGTGCGTCGTCTGCTGCCCTGA
- the ybeY gene encoding rRNA maturation RNase YbeY → MSIEINNESGVEVDEAALVRLSAFALDYMRVHPDADLAIVLVDEAAMEQLHVQWMDEPGPTDVLSFPMDELRPGTDDEVTPAGLLGDIVLCPQVAIEQAKTAGHSTQDELQLLTAHGILHLLGFDHAEPDEEKEMFGLQRDILVGYAHTQRGG, encoded by the coding sequence ATGTCGATCGAGATCAACAACGAATCGGGCGTGGAGGTCGATGAGGCGGCCCTCGTGCGGCTCTCGGCGTTCGCGCTCGACTACATGCGCGTGCATCCGGATGCCGACCTCGCGATCGTCCTCGTCGACGAGGCCGCGATGGAGCAGCTGCACGTGCAGTGGATGGATGAGCCGGGCCCCACCGACGTGCTGAGCTTCCCGATGGACGAGCTGCGCCCCGGCACGGATGACGAGGTGACGCCCGCAGGTCTCCTCGGCGACATCGTGCTGTGCCCGCAGGTCGCGATCGAGCAGGCGAAGACCGCTGGGCACTCCACCCAGGACGAGCTGCAGCTGCTCACCGCACACGGCATCCTCCACCTGCTCGGGTTCGACCATGCCGAGCCCGACGAGGAGAAGGAGATGTTCGGGCTGCAGCGCGACATCCTCGTGGGCTACGCCCACACCCAGCGCGGCGGGTGA
- a CDS encoding aminoglycoside 3'-phosphotransferase, which translates to MAPASAPDGHVELPEAVRTRSPRAQAVWRNELGGVTFRDADRYLKWNPQSTGISLADEVARMRWAASFHPVPEVVEFAPAAQGELLVTRALPGEGAVTPRWLAEPRIAVRAIGEGLRALHEGIPRDDCPFDWSVEARLARLSDAERAALGDVPPVDVLVVCHGDACAPNTVIADDGGWAGHVDLGALGLADRWADLAVASMSLDWNYGPGWQDELFAAYGVRPDAERIRFYRGLWDAN; encoded by the coding sequence ATGGCGCCCGCTTCCGCTCCCGACGGTCACGTCGAGCTGCCGGAGGCGGTGCGGACTCGCTCCCCGCGCGCACAGGCGGTCTGGCGCAATGAGCTCGGCGGAGTCACCTTCCGCGATGCGGATCGGTACCTCAAGTGGAACCCGCAGAGCACCGGCATCTCGCTCGCCGACGAGGTCGCGCGGATGCGGTGGGCCGCGTCGTTCCATCCCGTTCCCGAGGTCGTGGAGTTCGCTCCTGCCGCTCAGGGCGAGCTGCTCGTCACGCGCGCGCTGCCGGGCGAGGGCGCGGTGACACCGCGGTGGCTCGCGGAGCCCCGCATCGCTGTCCGCGCGATCGGCGAAGGACTGCGTGCGCTGCATGAGGGAATCCCACGCGACGACTGCCCCTTCGACTGGTCGGTGGAGGCACGGCTCGCGCGGCTCTCGGATGCGGAGCGCGCGGCCCTCGGCGATGTGCCCCCCGTCGACGTCCTCGTCGTGTGCCACGGTGACGCCTGCGCGCCGAACACCGTCATCGCCGACGACGGCGGCTGGGCAGGGCACGTCGACCTCGGTGCGCTCGGGCTCGCCGACCGCTGGGCGGATCTCGCGGTGGCGAGCATGAGCCTCGACTGGAACTACGGCCCGGGCTGGCAGGACGAGCTCTTCGCCGCGTACGGTGTGCGCCCCGACGCGGAGCGGATCCGCTTCTACCGAGGGCTCTGGGACGCCAACTGA
- a CDS encoding 16S rRNA (uracil(1498)-N(3))-methyltransferase, with translation MAHLYLHPGFDEAHTRTGARVQVTGDEARHALQVSRVRVGEQLAFSDGRGTILHGRVVEAAGGVLAIEVERAEHVEETRPALWLAQALAKGDRDELAIQAATELGIAGVIPWAAERSVSRWEGAKVAKGEERWRSIVREASKQAIRGRVPEVAPLSTTKQLAAIDGLVIVLDPTGETPLTAIDTVGADRVTLVVGPEGGISPRELDVFAESGAVIARLGSEVLRTSTAGPAALAVLNARLGRW, from the coding sequence ATGGCTCACCTCTACCTGCATCCGGGGTTCGATGAGGCGCACACCCGCACGGGCGCGCGCGTTCAGGTGACGGGCGATGAGGCACGTCACGCGCTGCAGGTGTCCCGTGTGCGCGTGGGGGAGCAGCTCGCCTTCAGCGACGGACGCGGCACCATCCTGCACGGCAGAGTCGTCGAGGCCGCGGGTGGCGTGCTCGCGATCGAGGTCGAGCGCGCGGAGCATGTCGAGGAGACCCGTCCGGCGCTCTGGCTCGCGCAGGCGCTCGCCAAGGGCGACCGCGACGAGCTCGCCATCCAGGCGGCGACGGAGCTCGGCATCGCGGGCGTCATCCCGTGGGCCGCCGAGCGCTCGGTGAGCCGCTGGGAGGGCGCGAAGGTCGCCAAGGGCGAGGAGCGCTGGCGTTCGATCGTGCGGGAGGCGAGCAAGCAGGCGATCCGCGGCCGCGTTCCCGAGGTGGCGCCGCTCAGCACCACGAAGCAGCTCGCCGCGATCGACGGTCTCGTGATCGTTCTCGACCCGACGGGCGAGACGCCACTCACAGCGATCGACACGGTGGGAGCGGACCGGGTGACGCTCGTCGTCGGGCCGGAAGGCGGCATCTCTCCGCGAGAGCTGGACGTGTTCGCCGAATCCGGTGCCGTGATCGCGCGTCTCGGTTCCGAGGTGCTGCGCACGTCGACGGCGGGGCCCGCCGCGCTCGCCGTGCTGAACGCCCGACTCGGGCGCTGGTGA
- a CDS encoding DUF4870 domain-containing protein: MSNEQNPYANSPQPMSPSDERLWSTLLHVGGAVANFFTLAGFGWIIGIIGYVILKDRGPLVRAHSATELNFQLTLLIAAVVGWITTLVLVGFLILAATWVVAIVFGIIAAVKANNGEYYTYPVAIRFIR, encoded by the coding sequence ATGAGCAACGAGCAGAACCCCTACGCGAACAGCCCGCAGCCGATGTCGCCTTCGGACGAGCGCCTGTGGTCGACCCTGCTGCACGTCGGCGGAGCCGTGGCGAACTTCTTCACTCTCGCCGGCTTCGGCTGGATCATCGGGATCATCGGCTACGTCATCCTCAAGGACCGCGGCCCCCTGGTGCGCGCGCACAGCGCTACCGAACTGAACTTCCAGCTGACCCTGCTCATCGCGGCGGTCGTCGGATGGATCACGACGCTGGTGCTCGTCGGATTCCTCATCCTCGCGGCAACATGGGTCGTCGCGATCGTCTTCGGCATCATCGCGGCGGTCAAGGCCAACAACGGCGAGTACTACACCTACCCCGTGGCGATCCGCTTCATCCGCTGA
- a CDS encoding histidine triad nucleotide-binding protein — MTDTPTIFERIIAREIPASIVFEDDTVIAFHDISPQAPVHLLVVPKTADYPDVTALAAGDPALLAHLVEVASQLADEFSDGDFRLVFNTGAGAGQTVFHVHAHVLAGGLAEGTLG; from the coding sequence ATGACGGACACGCCTACGATCTTCGAGCGCATCATCGCGCGCGAGATCCCCGCCAGCATCGTCTTCGAAGACGACACGGTCATCGCGTTCCACGACATCTCGCCGCAGGCGCCGGTGCATCTGCTCGTCGTGCCGAAGACGGCCGACTACCCGGATGTCACGGCGCTCGCCGCAGGTGACCCGGCGCTCCTCGCGCACCTCGTCGAGGTGGCGTCGCAGCTCGCCGACGAGTTCTCCGATGGCGACTTCCGACTGGTCTTCAACACGGGTGCCGGCGCCGGACAGACGGTATTCCACGTGCACGCCCACGTGCTCGCGGGAGGACTCGCGGAAGGCACTCTTGGCTGA
- a CDS encoding hemolysin family protein, which produces MLGWFIAVAVAAVAFGGLLAAVDSALSVLSRSDLIDLAAHRRAKKSLLAIAGEVGAHVTAVNFMRVVSESFAAVLVTLAFAEVFDQWWWVLLASAVVMTCTSFVLVGSSPRSVGRAHAKGIVSFAALIVRAIRVLLGPVAAGLVALGNRVTPGRPKTAVSFSSEEQLLSMVDEATELDMLEEDDRELIHSIFEWGDTVVREVMVPRTDMVTLDADSSIGAALGLFFRTGVSRIPVIGRDADEVLGVLYLRDIARLSYEQPLDAASTTVKDLTRPASFIPESKKADDTLRQMQRDSMHLAMVVDEYGGIAGLVTLEDLIEELVGDISDEYDRDIDEVKELGEGLFRVSSRLSVDELGDLFGLQIEDDEVDTVGGLLAKGLGRLPVVGSSTRIYGLVLTADRTEGRRKQVTTVLVERDASLAGMQEALASGEEE; this is translated from the coding sequence ATGCTCGGATGGTTCATCGCCGTCGCCGTCGCGGCCGTCGCGTTCGGGGGTCTGCTGGCTGCCGTCGACTCGGCGCTCTCGGTGCTCTCGCGCTCCGATCTCATCGATCTCGCCGCGCACCGTCGCGCGAAGAAGTCGCTGCTGGCGATCGCGGGTGAGGTGGGTGCACACGTCACCGCCGTCAACTTCATGCGCGTCGTCTCGGAGTCGTTCGCCGCGGTGCTCGTGACGCTCGCGTTCGCCGAGGTGTTCGACCAGTGGTGGTGGGTGCTGCTCGCGAGCGCCGTCGTCATGACCTGCACCTCGTTCGTGCTCGTCGGCTCGAGCCCGCGCAGCGTCGGCCGCGCCCACGCGAAGGGCATCGTGTCGTTCGCAGCGCTCATCGTGCGCGCCATCCGGGTGCTGCTCGGGCCTGTCGCCGCGGGGCTCGTGGCGCTCGGCAACCGCGTCACGCCCGGCCGCCCGAAGACGGCTGTCTCGTTCTCGAGCGAGGAGCAGCTGCTCTCGATGGTCGACGAGGCCACGGAGCTCGACATGCTCGAAGAGGACGACCGCGAGCTCATCCACTCGATCTTCGAGTGGGGCGACACGGTCGTGCGCGAGGTCATGGTGCCGCGCACCGACATGGTGACCCTCGACGCCGACAGCTCGATCGGCGCAGCCCTCGGACTGTTCTTCCGCACCGGAGTCTCGCGCATCCCCGTCATCGGCCGCGACGCCGATGAGGTGCTCGGTGTGCTCTACCTGCGCGATATCGCGCGCCTCAGCTACGAGCAGCCGCTCGACGCCGCCTCGACGACCGTCAAGGATCTCACGCGCCCCGCGTCGTTCATCCCCGAATCGAAGAAAGCCGACGACACGCTGCGCCAGATGCAGCGCGACTCGATGCACCTCGCGATGGTCGTCGACGAGTACGGGGGCATCGCAGGCCTCGTGACGCTCGAGGATCTCATCGAGGAGCTCGTGGGCGACATCTCGGACGAGTACGACCGCGACATCGACGAGGTCAAGGAGCTCGGTGAGGGGCTGTTCCGCGTGAGCTCGCGCCTCTCGGTCGACGAGCTCGGCGATCTGTTCGGCCTGCAGATCGAAGACGACGAGGTCGACACCGTGGGCGGTCTGCTCGCGAAGGGGCTCGGTCGTCTGCCGGTCGTGGGGTCGAGCACGCGCATCTACGGTCTGGTGCTCACCGCCGATCGCACCGAAGGCCGCCGCAAACAGGTCACGACCGTGCTCGTCGAGCGAGACGCCTCGCTCGCGGGTATGCAGGAGGCGCTCGCCTCCGGGGAAGAGGAATGA
- a CDS encoding VanZ family protein — MDRFTPGLLALGVGFVAAFALLIPFIAVSYRRRGGLTPGRTVAWLALLLWVLGMWAYTLLPLPDDGYRCAGVVLDPLQGFRDVLTDGRAAVEQLVLNVALFVPWGFLVRALWRRGWLVATASGLVLSLGVEFTQLTGVWGALPCAYRFFDTGDLLTNTAGALLGSLVAIPFLRRAPRRPSAADRIALSRRLVGMACDAIVAWTTASVVTTAANAVQVYLWEVERTAIDYTLSAWVGGITAFVMIGALVVATGTSPGESAVNIAGVDAPRAVVVRRTVRYLAGIGGFQLVSALPEGWGSLTAFGFIVASLVVAWRTPQHRGLASSIAGMDIRLGGAPSSADEPQLASQSPR, encoded by the coding sequence GTGGATCGCTTCACTCCCGGACTCCTCGCCCTCGGTGTCGGATTCGTCGCGGCATTCGCGCTGCTCATCCCGTTCATCGCCGTCAGCTATCGCCGTCGTGGCGGGCTGACTCCGGGTCGCACCGTCGCGTGGCTCGCGCTGCTGCTGTGGGTGCTCGGCATGTGGGCGTACACCCTGCTGCCGCTGCCCGACGACGGGTACCGGTGCGCGGGTGTCGTGCTGGATCCGCTGCAGGGATTCCGGGACGTGCTCACCGACGGCCGCGCCGCTGTCGAGCAGCTCGTGCTCAACGTGGCGCTCTTCGTGCCGTGGGGGTTCCTCGTGCGGGCGCTCTGGCGTCGCGGCTGGCTGGTGGCGACGGCGAGCGGACTCGTGCTCTCGCTCGGGGTGGAGTTCACGCAGCTCACCGGGGTGTGGGGTGCGCTGCCGTGCGCGTACCGGTTCTTCGACACAGGCGACCTGCTCACGAACACCGCGGGCGCACTCCTCGGCTCGCTCGTCGCCATCCCCTTCCTGCGTCGCGCCCCCCGCCGCCCGAGTGCGGCGGATCGGATCGCGCTGTCGCGACGCCTCGTCGGCATGGCGTGCGATGCGATCGTCGCCTGGACGACCGCATCGGTCGTCACGACCGCCGCGAACGCCGTGCAGGTGTACCTGTGGGAGGTCGAGCGCACGGCGATCGACTACACCCTCTCTGCGTGGGTCGGAGGAATCACCGCCTTCGTGATGATCGGCGCCCTCGTCGTCGCGACGGGAACATCTCCGGGCGAGTCCGCCGTCAACATCGCCGGCGTCGACGCGCCGCGGGCGGTCGTCGTACGCCGCACCGTGCGCTACCTCGCGGGAATCGGCGGCTTCCAGCTCGTCTCAGCGCTGCCCGAAGGCTGGGGATCGCTCACGGCGTTCGGGTTCATCGTCGCGTCGCTCGTCGTCGCGTGGCGGACGCCGCAGCATCGAGGGCTCGCGTCGAGCATTGCGGGCATGGACATCCGGCTGGGCGGAGCGCCCTCCAGCGCGGACGAACCTCAGTTGGCGTCCCAGAGCCCTCGGTAG
- a CDS encoding DUF4870 domain-containing protein — MTDSASPQPAAPLTAAEDKQWASFAHLGGIFWIIPALIIWAIFKDRGPRTSVEAKEALNFQITLGIAYVAAYILVVISFGLLFFLPWLVWIAGVVFSIIGFVKVNEGGSYRYPFALRLIK; from the coding sequence ATGACCGACTCTGCATCGCCGCAGCCGGCCGCCCCTCTCACAGCGGCGGAAGACAAGCAGTGGGCCTCGTTCGCCCACCTTGGCGGCATCTTCTGGATCATTCCGGCGCTCATCATCTGGGCGATCTTCAAGGACCGCGGCCCCCGCACGAGCGTCGAGGCCAAGGAGGCGCTCAACTTCCAGATCACGCTCGGCATCGCCTACGTCGCCGCATACATCCTCGTGGTGATCTCGTTCGGTCTGCTCTTCTTCCTGCCGTGGCTGGTCTGGATCGCGGGCGTCGTCTTCTCGATCATCGGCTTCGTGAAGGTCAACGAGGGCGGCAGCTACCGCTACCCCTTCGCCCTGCGCCTCATCAAGTAA
- the dnaJ gene encoding molecular chaperone DnaJ, translating to MADHYEVLGVDRSATAEEIKKAYRRLARELHPDVNPSEDAAERFKLVTHAYDVLSDSEQRQRYDMGDQGGFGGAGFGFGDIFDSFFGGASRTAGPRSRTERGQDALLRIEIDLDEVIFGTKHEIEIDTAVLCEACQGSCCAPGTSVVTCDICHGAGQIQRTVRSLLGNVMTSSPCGTCRGYGTVIPNPCPSCAGQGRVRAKRKVAVDIPAGVDTGMRLHLPGEGEAGPAGGPNGDLYLEVKVRHHDIFSRSGDDLLATLDVQMTDAILGSSVTLKALDGDVEIEIKPGTQSADIVTIKDRGVGRLRGGGRGDLRVGINVQTPVRLNSSELELIKQFASKRPPAKPQFSKFQQGLFAKLRDRFMS from the coding sequence TTGGCAGATCACTACGAAGTCCTGGGCGTCGACCGCAGCGCGACCGCCGAGGAGATCAAGAAGGCGTACCGTCGCCTCGCACGTGAGCTGCACCCGGACGTCAACCCGTCTGAGGATGCCGCCGAGCGATTCAAGCTCGTCACGCACGCGTACGACGTGCTGAGCGACTCCGAGCAGCGTCAGCGCTACGACATGGGAGACCAGGGCGGGTTCGGGGGCGCGGGCTTCGGGTTCGGCGACATCTTCGACAGCTTCTTCGGCGGGGCCTCGCGCACCGCGGGGCCGCGGTCGCGCACCGAGCGCGGGCAGGATGCGCTGCTGCGCATCGAGATCGACCTCGACGAGGTGATCTTCGGCACCAAGCACGAGATCGAGATCGACACGGCCGTGCTGTGCGAGGCGTGCCAGGGCTCGTGCTGCGCACCCGGCACCTCGGTCGTCACGTGCGACATCTGCCACGGTGCGGGGCAGATCCAGCGCACGGTGCGCTCGCTCCTCGGCAACGTCATGACCTCGAGCCCCTGCGGAACCTGCCGCGGCTACGGAACCGTCATCCCGAACCCGTGCCCCTCGTGCGCCGGCCAGGGCCGCGTGCGCGCCAAGCGCAAGGTCGCGGTCGACATCCCCGCGGGCGTCGACACGGGCATGCGTCTGCACCTGCCCGGCGAGGGTGAAGCGGGCCCCGCAGGCGGCCCCAACGGCGACCTGTACCTCGAGGTCAAGGTGCGCCACCACGACATCTTCAGTCGCTCGGGGGATGACCTTCTCGCGACGCTCGACGTGCAGATGACGGACGCCATCCTCGGCTCCTCGGTGACCCTCAAGGCGCTCGATGGCGACGTGGAGATCGAGATCAAGCCGGGAACTCAGTCGGCCGACATCGTGACGATCAAGGATCGCGGCGTGGGTCGTCTGCGCGGCGGCGGTCGCGGCGACCTGCGGGTGGGCATCAACGTGCAGACGCCCGTGCGTCTCAACTCGAGCGAGCTCGAGCTCATCAAGCAGTTCGCTTCGAAGCGCCCGCCGGCCAAGCCCCAGTTCTCGAAGTTCCAGCAGGGGCTGTTCGCGAAGCTGCGCGACCGCTTCATGAGCTGA
- a CDS encoding PhoH family protein, translated as MVRLLGPQDRLLTTLERQYPEVTVHVRGNVVSLEGPEAPVQAARRLIDELTELVRKGVDLGPAEVATSRRILDSGGAPGDVLGQAILTSRGKAIRPKTLGQKEYVDAIDEFTITFGIGPAGTGKTYLAMAKAVQALQRKEVDRIILSRPAIEAGERLGFLPGTLTDKIDPYLRPLYDALGEMMDPELVPKLLASGTVEVAPLAYMRGRTLNNSFVVLDEAQNTTPEQMKMFLTRLGFGTKMVVTGDITQIDLPAGASGLQLVTRVLDGVDDIHFARLTSDDVVRHSLVGRIVDAYTKYDAEKQARAHERREAAEFANRAERRRGMNKGMGKR; from the coding sequence ATGGTTCGACTCCTCGGTCCGCAGGACCGCCTGCTGACGACCCTCGAGCGCCAGTACCCCGAGGTGACCGTGCATGTGCGCGGCAACGTCGTGAGCCTCGAAGGCCCGGAGGCCCCCGTGCAGGCTGCGCGGCGCCTCATCGACGAGCTCACCGAGCTGGTGCGCAAGGGCGTCGATCTCGGCCCCGCTGAGGTCGCGACCTCGCGGCGCATCCTGGACAGCGGCGGGGCACCGGGTGACGTGCTCGGCCAGGCGATCCTCACCTCACGCGGCAAGGCGATCCGTCCGAAGACCCTCGGGCAGAAGGAGTACGTCGACGCGATCGACGAGTTCACGATCACCTTCGGCATCGGCCCCGCAGGAACCGGCAAGACCTATCTCGCGATGGCGAAGGCCGTGCAGGCGCTGCAGCGCAAAGAGGTCGACCGCATCATCCTCAGCCGCCCTGCGATCGAAGCGGGCGAGCGCCTCGGGTTCCTGCCCGGCACCCTCACCGACAAGATCGACCCGTACCTGCGGCCGCTCTACGACGCGCTGGGCGAGATGATGGATCCGGAGCTCGTGCCGAAGCTGCTCGCGTCGGGAACCGTCGAGGTCGCGCCGCTCGCCTACATGCGCGGTCGCACGCTCAACAACTCGTTCGTCGTGCTCGACGAGGCGCAGAACACGACGCCCGAGCAGATGAAGATGTTCCTCACGCGTCTCGGGTTCGGCACGAAGATGGTCGTCACGGGCGACATCACGCAGATCGACCTCCCCGCAGGTGCGTCGGGGCTGCAGCTCGTGACGCGCGTGCTCGACGGGGTCGACGACATCCACTTCGCGCGGCTCACGAGCGATGATGTCGTGCGCCACTCGCTCGTCGGCCGCATCGTCGACGCCTACACGAAGTACGACGCCGAGAAGCAGGCGCGCGCACACGAACGGCGCGAAGCCGCCGAGTTCGCGAATCGCGCCGAACGCCGCAGAGGCATGAACAAGGGCATGGGGAAGAGATAG